One Micromonospora sp. WMMD1120 genomic region harbors:
- a CDS encoding TrkA family potassium uptake protein, with the protein MHVVIMGCGRVGSTLAHSLESRGHSVAVIDQDADAFRRLGPDFAGITVTGAGFDGEVLRQAGIERADAFAAVSSGDNSNIISARLARETFGVSRVAARIYDQRRAQVYERLGIPTVATVRWTADRMLRHLVPEGNVEIFRDPTSTVSIIEVPVHKDWIGRPVRALEEASGARVAYLIRFGIGTLPTGSTVVQEGDQVFMLVSDDIAASVTSVAATPPEGGH; encoded by the coding sequence GTGCACGTCGTGATCATGGGGTGTGGCCGGGTCGGGTCTACCCTCGCCCACAGCCTCGAGTCCCGGGGGCACTCGGTCGCGGTCATCGACCAGGACGCCGACGCCTTCCGCCGGCTCGGCCCCGACTTCGCCGGGATCACCGTCACCGGCGCCGGTTTCGACGGCGAGGTGCTCCGGCAGGCCGGCATCGAGCGGGCGGACGCCTTCGCCGCGGTGTCCAGCGGCGACAACTCCAACATCATCTCGGCCCGGCTGGCCCGCGAGACGTTCGGCGTGTCCCGGGTCGCCGCCCGCATCTACGACCAGCGCCGGGCACAGGTCTACGAGCGGCTGGGCATCCCCACCGTGGCGACGGTGCGCTGGACGGCCGACCGGATGCTGCGGCACCTGGTGCCGGAGGGCAACGTGGAGATCTTCCGCGACCCCACGAGCACCGTGTCGATCATCGAGGTGCCGGTGCACAAGGACTGGATCGGCCGGCCGGTGCGGGCGTTGGAGGAGGCGTCCGGGGCCCGGGTGGCCTACCTGATCCGCTTCGGCATCGGCACGCTGCCCACCGGATCTACCGTCGTGCAGGAGGGCGACCAGGTGTTCATGCTGGTCAGCGACGACATCGCGGCGTCTGTCACGTCGGTGGCGGCGACGCCGCCGGAAGGAGGGCACTGA
- a CDS encoding APC family permease — protein sequence MASPTSLVKRLLLGRPFRSDRLQHTLLPKRIALPVFASDALSSVAYAPDEILLTLSIAGASAYVFSPWIAIAVVVVMLTVVASYRQNVYAYPSGGGDYEVATVNLGPKFGVGVASALLVDYVLTVAVSVSSGVANLGSVVPFVATHKVMIAVLAVVLLTAVNLRGLRESGTAFAIPTYGFVIVMGGMLLTGLIRVFVLGDELRAPSADLVIQAEHSVTGFALVFLLLRTFSSGAAALTGVEAISNGVPAFKAPKSRNAATTLLLLGTIAVSLLVGIIWLARLTHLQFVEDPALQIVSGPDGYVQKTVTTQLGETVFGSGSILLYVVAGMTALILFLAANTAFNGFPVLGSILAQDRYLPRQFHTRGDRLAFSNGITFLALFAIVLIVGFQAEVTKLIQLYIVGVFVSFTVSQAGMIRHWNRHLRTERDPERRRRMQRSRAINTFGAGLTGTVLVIVLVTKFLLGAWIAIAAMAVIYALMLAIRRHYDRIAVELTPPVESRAVLPARNHAIVLVSKLHQPTLRAIAYARATRPDTLTAVTVNVDENDTRDLQADWERREMAIPLTVIDSPYREITRPILDFVASTRRQSPRDVVTVFIPEYVVGRWWENLLHNQSALRLKGRLLFEPGVMVVSVPWQLASTASKNLDRLDAALSRTPARGPRRTAAPVAPAASAETGPAGRGSDDD from the coding sequence GTGGCCAGTCCCACCTCGCTGGTGAAGCGACTTCTCCTCGGTCGACCGTTCCGGTCCGACCGGCTGCAGCACACCCTCCTGCCGAAGCGCATCGCGCTGCCGGTGTTCGCCTCCGACGCGCTGTCCAGCGTCGCGTACGCGCCCGACGAGATCCTGCTGACCCTCTCCATCGCCGGGGCCTCGGCGTACGTGTTCTCCCCGTGGATCGCCATCGCGGTGGTCGTGGTGATGCTCACGGTGGTGGCGAGCTACCGGCAGAACGTGTACGCCTACCCCTCCGGCGGCGGCGACTACGAGGTGGCCACCGTCAACCTGGGCCCGAAGTTCGGCGTCGGGGTGGCCAGCGCGCTGCTGGTCGACTACGTGCTCACGGTGGCGGTGTCGGTCTCCTCCGGGGTCGCCAACCTCGGCTCGGTGGTGCCGTTCGTGGCCACCCACAAGGTCATGATCGCGGTGCTGGCGGTGGTGTTGTTGACCGCCGTCAACCTGCGCGGCCTGCGCGAGTCGGGCACCGCGTTCGCCATTCCCACCTACGGCTTCGTGATCGTGATGGGCGGGATGCTGCTCACCGGGCTGATCCGGGTCTTCGTGCTGGGCGACGAGCTGCGCGCGCCGAGCGCCGACCTGGTGATCCAGGCCGAGCACAGTGTGACCGGTTTCGCGCTGGTCTTCCTCCTGCTGCGGACGTTCAGCTCGGGCGCCGCCGCGCTCACCGGTGTGGAGGCGATCTCCAACGGCGTACCGGCGTTCAAGGCCCCGAAGAGCCGCAACGCCGCCACCACCCTGCTGCTGCTCGGCACGATCGCGGTGAGCCTGCTGGTCGGGATCATCTGGCTGGCCCGGCTGACCCACCTGCAGTTCGTCGAGGACCCGGCTCTGCAGATCGTCTCCGGCCCGGACGGGTACGTGCAGAAGACGGTCACCACCCAGCTCGGCGAGACGGTCTTCGGCTCCGGGTCGATCCTGCTCTACGTGGTGGCCGGGATGACCGCCCTGATCCTCTTCCTGGCCGCGAACACCGCGTTCAACGGCTTCCCGGTGCTCGGCTCGATCCTCGCCCAGGACCGCTACCTGCCCCGCCAGTTCCACACCCGGGGCGACCGGTTGGCGTTCTCCAACGGCATCACCTTCCTCGCCCTCTTCGCGATCGTGCTGATCGTCGGCTTCCAGGCCGAGGTGACGAAGCTGATCCAGCTCTACATCGTCGGGGTCTTCGTCTCGTTCACCGTCTCCCAGGCCGGCATGATCCGGCACTGGAACCGGCACCTGCGCACCGAGCGGGACCCGGAGAGACGCCGCCGGATGCAGCGGTCCCGGGCGATCAACACCTTCGGCGCGGGCCTGACCGGCACCGTGTTGGTGATCGTCCTGGTCACGAAGTTCCTTCTCGGCGCGTGGATCGCGATCGCCGCGATGGCGGTGATCTACGCGCTGATGCTCGCCATCCGCCGGCACTACGACCGGATCGCCGTCGAGCTCACCCCGCCGGTCGAGAGCCGGGCCGTGCTGCCCGCCCGCAACCACGCGATCGTGCTGGTCAGCAAGCTGCACCAGCCGACGTTGCGGGCCATCGCGTACGCCCGGGCCACCCGGCCGGACACGCTGACCGCGGTCACCGTCAACGTCGACGAGAACGACACCCGGGACCTCCAGGCCGACTGGGAGCGGCGGGAGATGGCCATCCCGCTCACCGTGATCGACTCGCCGTACCGGGAGATCACCCGGCCGATCCTCGACTTCGTCGCCTCCACCCGCCGTCAGTCGCCCCGGGACGTGGTCACCGTCTTCATTCCGGAGTACGTGGTCGGCCGCTGGTGGGAGAACCTGTTGCACAACCAGAGCGCGCTGCGCCTCAAGGGCCGGCTGCTCTTCGAACCGGGGGTGATGGTGGTCAGCGTGCCGTGGCAGCTCGCCTCGACGGCGAGCAAGAACCTGGACCGCCTGGACGCGGCGCTGTCCCGGACACCGGCGCGTGGACCCCGGCGTACCGCCGCGCCGGTGGCCCCCGCGGCGTCCGCCGAGACCGGCCCGGCGGGCCGGGGGAGCGACGATGACTGA
- a CDS encoding TRAM domain-containing protein: protein MTDRGAERGTAAGPASAASAAPSAAARSSAAAARSSAARSSAAAPSAAAFPAGLAEAERVELTVDAVAPGGHCVARVDGQVVFVRHALPGERVIAEVTEVHRGFVRADAVTVLDPSPDRVEPQCPYAKPGACGGCDLQHVSPAGQLAWKTAVVREQLTRLGGLTEAELDRLGVRVEALPGGLLGWRSRVRYAVDAADRAGLLKHRSHEVVPIDRCRIAHPAIQQLPVLTSTGASWPAAEAVETVASTGGDVTVTEVRDGASTPVSGPTEVREVAAGRDWTLPASAFWQVHPAAADTLATAVLELLDPRPGEVAWDLYGGAGLFAAGLAARVGPTGRVTLVEAAAQGVAAARSNLADLPTVEVVSARVETALARRRITGPVDVVVLDPPRSGAGAPVVRALVAAGPRAVAYVACDPAAFARDVRTFAGLGWRLAALRGFDLFPMTQHVEQVGLLLPPAGR, encoded by the coding sequence ATGACTGACCGGGGCGCGGAGCGCGGCACGGCAGCGGGCCCGGCGTCGGCGGCGTCGGCGGCTCCGTCGGCGGCGGCACGGTCGTCGGCGGCGGCGGCACGGTCGTCGGCGGCACGGTCGTCGGCGGCGGCTCCGTCGGCGGCGGCGTTCCCGGCCGGCCTGGCCGAGGCGGAGCGGGTCGAGCTGACCGTCGACGCCGTCGCTCCCGGCGGGCACTGCGTCGCCCGGGTGGACGGGCAGGTGGTCTTCGTCCGGCACGCGCTTCCCGGGGAACGGGTCATCGCCGAGGTCACCGAGGTGCACCGGGGGTTCGTCCGGGCCGACGCGGTGACCGTGCTGGACCCCTCGCCGGACCGGGTCGAGCCACAGTGCCCGTACGCGAAGCCGGGCGCCTGCGGGGGTTGCGACCTGCAACACGTCTCCCCGGCCGGGCAGCTGGCCTGGAAGACCGCCGTGGTGCGCGAGCAACTGACCCGCCTCGGCGGGCTCACCGAGGCCGAGCTGGACCGGCTCGGCGTCCGGGTCGAGGCGCTGCCCGGCGGGCTGCTGGGCTGGCGGTCCCGGGTGCGCTACGCGGTCGACGCCGCCGACCGCGCCGGCCTGCTCAAGCACCGCTCGCACGAGGTGGTGCCGATCGACCGGTGCCGGATCGCCCACCCGGCCATCCAGCAGTTGCCGGTGCTCACCTCCACCGGCGCGTCCTGGCCGGCCGCCGAGGCGGTGGAGACCGTCGCCAGCACCGGCGGGGACGTGACGGTCACCGAGGTCCGCGACGGGGCGTCCACCCCGGTCAGTGGTCCGACCGAGGTACGCGAGGTGGCCGCCGGACGGGACTGGACGCTGCCCGCGTCCGCGTTCTGGCAGGTGCACCCGGCCGCGGCGGACACCCTCGCGACGGCGGTGCTGGAACTGCTCGACCCACGACCGGGCGAGGTCGCCTGGGACCTCTACGGCGGCGCGGGGCTGTTCGCCGCCGGGTTGGCCGCCAGGGTCGGTCCGACCGGTCGGGTGACACTGGTCGAGGCTGCCGCCCAGGGCGTGGCTGCCGCCCGGTCGAACCTCGCCGACCTGCCCACCGTCGAGGTGGTGTCCGCCCGGGTGGAGACCGCGCTGGCCCGCCGCCGGATCACCGGCCCGGTCGACGTGGTGGTGCTCGACCCACCGCGCTCCGGCGCCGGGGCCCCGGTGGTCCGCGCGCTGGTCGCCGCCGGCCCGCGCGCCGTCGCGTACGTGGCCTGCGACCCGGCCGCCTTCGCCCGGGACGTCCGTACCTTCGCCGGCCTCGGTTGGCGGCTGGCGGCGCTGCGCGGATTCGACCTGTTTCCGATGACACAGCACGTCGAGCAGGTCGGTCTGCTGCTGCCGCCGGCCGGGCGCTGA
- the dxs gene encoding 1-deoxy-D-xylulose-5-phosphate synthase yields the protein MSVEEDTANHGRLLGTVRGPQDVKRMSGEELDVLAAEIRDFLIAKVSRTGGHVGPNLGVVELTLAMHRVFDSPRDRLLFDTGHQAYVHKIITGRQAGFDKLRQRGGLSGYPSQAESEHDLIENSHASTALSYADGLAKAYALRGETRSVVAVVGDGALTGGMCWEALNNIATAGNSLVIVVNDNGRSYSPTIGGLADHLSSLRLNPGYEKVLDTVKDALGSTPLVGKPMYEVLHAVKKGIKDAVAPQAMFEDLGIKYVGPVDGHDVAAVEAALRAAKNFGGPVIVHAVTRKGYGYRPAEEDDADCLHGPSSAFDVETGALLAAPSVKWTHVFADELLAVADERPDVVGITAAMAEPTGIAKLARKYPERVYDVGIAEQHAATSAAGLALGGLHPVVAVYATFLNRAFDQVLLDVAMHKLPVTFVLDRAGITGPDGPSHYGIWDMSVFGVVPGLRIAAPRDATTLREELREAVAVDNGPTVLRFPTGAVAADLPALRRVGPVDVLAESARTDVLLVAVGSFGQLGMEVAARVAEHGYGVTVVDPRWVRPIPAELVELAARHRLVVSVEDGVRVGGVGDALAQAMRDADVRVPLKDLGVPADWHPHGTRAQILADLGLTAQDVARDVTGWISGLDATTGDRLTPTSNASAQN from the coding sequence ATGAGTGTTGAAGAGGACACGGCCAACCACGGCCGGCTGCTGGGGACGGTCCGCGGTCCGCAGGACGTCAAGCGGATGTCCGGCGAGGAACTGGACGTCCTCGCCGCCGAGATCCGGGACTTCCTGATCGCCAAGGTGTCCCGCACCGGCGGGCACGTCGGGCCCAACCTCGGTGTGGTGGAGCTGACGCTCGCCATGCATCGCGTCTTCGACTCCCCCCGCGACCGGCTCCTGTTCGACACCGGCCACCAGGCGTACGTCCACAAGATCATTACTGGGCGGCAGGCCGGCTTCGACAAGCTCCGCCAGCGCGGCGGCCTCTCCGGCTACCCCAGCCAGGCGGAGAGCGAGCACGACCTCATCGAGAACTCGCACGCCTCCACCGCGCTCTCCTACGCCGACGGCCTCGCCAAGGCGTACGCCCTGCGGGGTGAGACGCGCAGCGTCGTGGCAGTGGTCGGCGACGGCGCGCTGACCGGCGGCATGTGCTGGGAGGCGTTGAACAACATCGCCACCGCCGGCAACTCGCTGGTGATCGTGGTCAACGACAACGGCCGGTCCTACTCGCCCACCATTGGCGGACTGGCCGACCACCTCTCCTCGCTGCGGCTGAACCCGGGCTACGAGAAGGTCCTCGACACGGTCAAGGACGCCCTCGGCTCCACCCCGCTGGTCGGCAAGCCGATGTACGAGGTGCTGCACGCCGTCAAGAAGGGCATCAAGGACGCGGTCGCCCCGCAGGCGATGTTCGAGGACCTCGGCATCAAGTACGTGGGCCCGGTGGACGGGCACGACGTGGCGGCGGTCGAGGCCGCGCTGCGCGCGGCGAAGAACTTCGGCGGCCCGGTGATCGTGCACGCGGTCACCCGCAAGGGGTACGGCTACCGCCCCGCCGAGGAGGACGACGCCGACTGCCTGCACGGCCCGAGCAGCGCCTTCGACGTGGAGACCGGCGCGCTGCTGGCCGCCCCGTCGGTGAAGTGGACGCACGTCTTCGCCGACGAGCTGCTGGCCGTCGCCGACGAGCGTCCGGACGTGGTGGGCATCACCGCCGCGATGGCCGAGCCGACCGGCATCGCCAAGCTGGCCCGCAAGTACCCCGAGCGGGTGTACGACGTGGGCATCGCCGAGCAGCACGCCGCCACCTCGGCGGCCGGGCTGGCGCTCGGCGGCCTGCACCCGGTGGTCGCCGTCTACGCCACCTTCCTCAACCGCGCCTTCGACCAGGTCCTGCTGGACGTGGCGATGCACAAGCTGCCGGTGACCTTCGTGCTGGACCGGGCGGGCATCACCGGCCCGGACGGTCCCAGCCACTACGGCATCTGGGACATGTCGGTCTTCGGCGTGGTGCCCGGGTTGCGCATCGCCGCTCCCCGTGACGCCACCACGCTGCGCGAGGAGCTGCGCGAGGCGGTCGCCGTCGACAACGGCCCGACCGTGCTGCGCTTCCCGACCGGCGCGGTCGCCGCCGACCTCCCGGCGCTGCGCCGGGTCGGGCCGGTCGACGTACTCGCCGAGTCCGCCCGTACCGACGTGCTGCTCGTCGCCGTCGGCTCCTTCGGCCAGCTCGGGATGGAGGTGGCCGCCCGGGTCGCCGAGCACGGCTACGGCGTCACCGTCGTCGACCCCCGCTGGGTGCGTCCGATCCCGGCGGAGCTGGTCGAGCTGGCCGCCCGCCACCGGCTCGTGGTCAGCGTCGAGGACGGCGTGCGGGTCGGCGGGGTGGGTGACGCGCTCGCCCAGGCGATGCGCGACGCCGACGTCCGGGTTCCGCTGAAGGACCTGGGTGTTCCCGCCGACTGGCACCCGCACGGTACCCGGGCGCAGATCCTCGCCGACCTGGGCCTGACCGCCCAGGACGTGGCCCGCGACGTCACCGGCTGGATCTCCGGGCTGGACGCCACCACCGGGGATCGCCTGACCCCGACCAGCAACGCCTCGGCACAGAACTGA
- a CDS encoding PQQ-binding-like beta-propeller repeat protein: MAIIELGAVRDVPAAPGRRPPAVGRRLRGAVVLLLALVVLASSTRLPQRSVAVVPASRTATAYLTEHDVFVVDPPTADGPRHLTAYAQPTSDGGVRRRWQASLVGHGDYLDVRTEWGLVLTMAVTAPNRLFQTTAFDAATGRQRWQQPGAPQPVDGGGLLLTDVRENGSGALRRVEPDSGAVLWSVPIPSAANPAYHLVRGRVDRFVLLQPTGEVQVYDARTGRLLRSVDTLPGDRSAFQRVQVVDDLLLLVPPGSTSLVSFALAELTPLWTAEVPLVSHVLGCGGLLCAVPQTGGLQVLDPDTGAVRWSEPGQDVLADVRRDRLLVAVPGRGYAVRDAATGRTRTDLGEWALMPVLRPDDPLVGTRQGDDGRLVVAELDLLAGRARVVDVLPGVAGSCQASLPVLLCQRLDGTTALWRLTR; this comes from the coding sequence TTGGCGATCATCGAGTTGGGTGCGGTCAGGGACGTGCCGGCGGCGCCGGGGCGCCGGCCGCCCGCCGTCGGCCGCCGGCTGCGCGGCGCCGTGGTGCTGCTGCTCGCCCTGGTGGTGCTGGCCAGCTCCACCCGGTTGCCGCAGCGCAGCGTGGCAGTCGTGCCGGCGTCGCGCACCGCGACGGCGTACCTCACCGAGCACGACGTCTTCGTGGTCGACCCGCCGACAGCCGACGGGCCGCGCCACCTCACCGCGTACGCTCAGCCGACGTCGGACGGCGGGGTGCGGCGGCGCTGGCAGGCGTCGTTGGTCGGCCACGGTGACTACCTCGACGTGCGGACCGAGTGGGGGTTGGTGCTGACGATGGCGGTCACCGCACCGAACCGCCTGTTCCAGACCACCGCCTTCGACGCCGCGACGGGCCGCCAGCGGTGGCAGCAACCGGGGGCGCCGCAGCCGGTCGACGGCGGCGGTCTGCTGTTGACCGACGTACGGGAGAACGGGTCCGGCGCGTTGCGCCGGGTCGAGCCCGACAGCGGAGCGGTGCTGTGGTCCGTCCCGATCCCGTCGGCCGCCAATCCCGCCTATCACCTCGTTCGGGGTCGGGTCGACCGGTTCGTGCTGCTCCAACCCACCGGCGAGGTGCAGGTGTACGACGCCCGCACCGGCCGCCTGCTGCGCAGCGTGGACACGCTGCCCGGCGACCGGTCGGCGTTCCAGCGGGTGCAGGTCGTCGACGACCTGCTGCTGCTCGTGCCGCCCGGCAGCACCAGCCTGGTGAGCTTCGCGCTGGCCGAGTTGACGCCACTGTGGACGGCCGAGGTGCCGCTGGTGTCCCACGTGCTCGGCTGCGGCGGTCTGCTCTGCGCGGTGCCGCAGACCGGCGGCCTCCAGGTGCTCGACCCGGACACCGGCGCGGTGCGCTGGTCGGAGCCGGGTCAGGACGTGCTGGCCGACGTCCGGCGGGACCGGTTGCTGGTGGCGGTGCCCGGCCGGGGGTACGCGGTGCGCGACGCGGCGACCGGGCGGACCCGCACCGACCTCGGCGAGTGGGCGCTGATGCCGGTGCTCCGGCCGGACGATCCGCTGGTCGGCACCCGGCAGGGCGATGACGGCCGGTTGGTCGTCGCCGAACTCGACCTGCTGGCGGGCCGAGCGCGGGTCGTCGACGTGCTGCCCGGCGTCGCCGGTAGCTGCCAGGCGTCCCTGCCGGTCCTGCTCTGCCAGCGTCTCGACGGTACGACAGCGCTCTGGAGGTTGACACGGTGA
- a CDS encoding response regulator transcription factor, with protein MRVLVVEDERNLADAIARGLRKRGMAVDVAYDGDAGHEAAFVTRYDVVVLDRDLPGVHGDQICADLAASGALTRVLMLTASGTVADRVEGLQLGADDYLPKPFAFDELVARVQALGRRATPAAPPVLELADLVLDPARRVATRAGMPVDLTNKEFGVLSELLKARGAVVSSEELLERVWDANTDPFTTIVRVTVMTLRKKLGDPPLIETVVGAGYRTAEVRA; from the coding sequence ATGCGGGTACTGGTGGTGGAGGACGAGCGCAACCTCGCCGACGCTATCGCGCGCGGGTTGCGCAAGCGGGGGATGGCCGTCGACGTGGCGTACGACGGCGACGCCGGGCACGAGGCCGCGTTCGTCACCCGGTACGACGTGGTGGTGCTCGACCGTGACCTGCCCGGAGTGCACGGCGACCAGATCTGCGCCGACCTGGCCGCCTCGGGCGCGCTGACCCGGGTGCTGATGCTCACCGCGAGCGGCACGGTGGCCGACCGGGTGGAGGGGTTGCAGCTCGGCGCGGACGACTACCTGCCCAAACCGTTCGCCTTCGACGAGCTGGTCGCCCGGGTGCAGGCGTTGGGCCGGCGGGCCACCCCGGCGGCCCCGCCGGTGCTCGAACTGGCCGACCTGGTGCTCGATCCGGCCCGCCGGGTGGCCACCCGCGCCGGGATGCCGGTGGACCTCACCAACAAGGAGTTCGGGGTGCTCAGCGAGCTGCTGAAGGCGCGCGGGGCGGTGGTGTCGAGCGAGGAGCTGCTGGAACGGGTCTGGGACGCCAACACCGACCCGTTCACCACGATCGTCCGGGTCACCGTGATGACCCTGCGCAAGAAGCTCGGCGACCCGCCCCTGA